CGTACTACACCCTGGAGTACGAGAACCTGGATGAGCTCAGAGATTACGTCAGAAGGATGCCGTCCTATGCCTCCAGGGATTACGGTGTGCCGTTTTACAATGCATTCAAAGCCGCTGGTTTCGACTTCTTCAAGGTCGACCACAACATCTTCGCTCCTGCAAGGGTGGTGATGAACGAGCTTAAATCCAGAACGACCATCGCGAGCGGAAAACTGAATCATGATGTGCTGATGGAATCATTCGGGATTCAGATGCTTTGAGCCATAAATCCCCTGTTCCCGCATGCATTTGCGCCACGGGTGTTGTATCTGGATCACTTTCGCCCCACATGGGCAGACGATATTAACCCTGGCAGCAGAACCATAAGGCGATGGACCGGTCGATCCTGGCTCATGGAGCGAGCTTCGATCTCGAGGATGCTGATCTGAAGGTTCAGACGCTCAGCAGAGGCACTGGATACGACAGATGCTGCTACAGACGTGATGATGAATCGCTGATATACATAGCCTCCGGGCGTGGCGGCTGCAGTGTGCGCCTCTTCAAGACGCTCTTCACCAACGAGTGCTATCATCAGTGCGGCTACTGCCCAAATGCAGGTAGGGTAAATGGATGCTCCTACACTCCAGAGGAGCTCTCCGATCTCGTGAGCAGGCTGAGAGGAGAAGGGCGCATCGACGGCCTCTTCCTGAGCTCTGGCGCAGGCAGGGATGAGGATTCGACGATGGAGGAGATGATCGAGACCGTGAGAATCCTCAGGAAGAGGCATGGGTTCTCAGAGTACATCCACCTCAAAATCCTCCCGGGAACGTCGAGGCACCTGATAGAGCAGGCTGTGGAGCTTGCCGACAGGGTGAGCATAAACATCGAGGCGCCATCAGGGGATGTGATGCAGGAGCTCAGCCCCACGAAGGATTACGAGAGGGATATACTGGACAGGCAGCTGTACATACGTGATATCCTGGCGAGACGCTCCAGAGGCTCCCAGACGACACAGCTTGTGGTCGGTGCGGCTGGCGAGACAGACCTCGAGATATTCCAGAGGGTTGTAAGGGAGTACAGGGAGATCGGGGTTAGCAGGGTCTACTACAGCGCATTTGTCCCCATCAGGGGGACGATGTTTGAGCACAGAACGCCGCAGCAGAGATGGCGCGAGAGCAGGCTCTACCAGCTCGACTGGCTTTACAGGGTCTACGGGTTATCTCCTGATGAGATCAAGAACGCCTTCGATGATGATGGCTTTCTCATCAATCAGGATCCAAAGGTCATTCTTGCCAGAGAATCACTCGAGTGGCCGCTCGATGTGAATGAGGCCGATCTTCAGAGCCTGATCCGCGTGCC
This genomic stretch from Methanothrix sp. harbors:
- a CDS encoding radical SAM protein, which encodes MDRSILAHGASFDLEDADLKVQTLSRGTGYDRCCYRRDDESLIYIASGRGGCSVRLFKTLFTNECYHQCGYCPNAGRVNGCSYTPEELSDLVSRLRGEGRIDGLFLSSGAGRDEDSTMEEMIETVRILRKRHGFSEYIHLKILPGTSRHLIEQAVELADRVSINIEAPSGDVMQELSPTKDYERDILDRQLYIRDILARRSRGSQTTQLVVGAAGETDLEIFQRVVREYREIGVSRVYYSAFVPIRGTMFEHRTPQQRWRESRLYQLDWLYRVYGLSPDEIKNAFDDDGFLINQDPKVILARESLEWPLDVNEADLQSLIRVPGIGLESARRIISYRSRKRIESPSELHRLGIRRKAIPYLKINGWVQKRLF